The window TTGGGTGCTTTTTCGGCATCAGATACAAGAGAGGAGCCGCTACGGGAAGCGGTAGATTGATGCTCGGTGGAGTCCATGCGTCTTGTTGCAATATTTCCCttgtcctcccctcctccatcattCAGCATCGTGTTGATCTTCAGAGATTCGGGTAGTTCCTTCTTCTCCTGTATGGGGTCCAGATCCTTGACGCTGTTGGCCTTCCCAGCTGCCTCTTGGGCCTTGGGTTTTGCCTCATGTGCCTCTGCGTCGCTGGCCTTTGAGCGCCTCTTCTTTGCAGCCTTACCGCTATGCGCGACCTGAGCCTTGGACGAGGCAGCAGGAATAACTTCCTTGTCGCCTTTCCCATTTTCTTTTGCGTGCAACTTTGCCTTCTCCGCTTTGAGAAGCTCACGGTAGTGCTCATCGGAGGGGTGATCCCAAATGCTCTGCCCGGTCTTGAAGTTGAAGTAGTACAACTCGCCCTTTTCGCTCTTGCACGCCTTCCAGTGGTCCGGAAGTGGCGCCTTGAGACCCTCGCGTGCTATCCATAAAAGGGGCATGTCGTCGGGAAGCTCCATCCCAAGCCACTTCCCATACTCTACCATTTCGGCTTCAGAGGGCTCATACCCTGTGTCAGGTTGAACTTCGAGAACTACCGACATTATGCCTGCCTAATACTGAATTCTATCCGCTACGCAGCGTAGTTGCGATTTCCTGGTactttttttctgtttctgCCCATGCAATCACTGAAGTAACCGTAGCAACCGCTGTTCGCAGGAGTTAAAGATACCAAAGAAGAAGTTAGAGAGAAGGTAGTGAAGGCGACTGGGAGAGGCATGGAAGTTCCTTTCATCAGTGACAGTTGCTCGTCGTAGGGCTGCAGAGTGCGCCTTGTGCTACACTGTGCTCCCTCCACCCGCTCCGCTCTCGTGAAAGAGAAAGTGGGGAAAATGGGCGTGGAAACCAGTGCAGGTGGTTGCTTTAGTGTAGTACGTCGCAGCTAAACTTGATTTACATGAGAGAATGTGTCGCTGTTGCAAACAGTTCTGCAGAATTAATCAAAAGTAACAGAAGAGAAACACTCCCCGAAACGCTAAGCAAATGCATTGAAAGAACTCTCCAGGAAATCGACACGACCGTGCATCAAATCGCTTTCTGGCTCTTTGTCGCTATCCTTGGTAGTGGGTCGCGTAGCTTGCACGCTAATAGGTTTTGTCAACCACCCGATGTTGAAAGATACAACATCAAACCAAAAAAAGTTACGTTATCAGTCCACCAAGGCTTATAGCACAAAGCCCAGCCATGACTGTAGGCCACAAAAGCTCAACGTTCAAGAGTGAATGTGCCCTCGAAGACCAGGCACCAGAACCAAACACCGTGGAGCCCATTCCACGCAGAAAACAGTCACGGAGAAGCACATGTGGTGCACAAACACGAAATCAGCATTTCGCCCGCAGCTACTGTTCCCTTGCCTCACATACAACTCCCTAATAACCCGAAGTCGATCACCGCTCCTTTATTTCAGCAACCTGCTGATCATCGGCTCCCCTCACATCATGCAAAAGGGTTTTCACATCATAAACAATGGTGATTCCCAAGCCCAGAACACTCACGCCTCTGTACGAGGTCAACCCTGTTGGTGCCTTGACCAAGAAAAAGAGCTGTCGTTAAAATAGAAGTGTAACAGACGTCCAGGCTAAAGTGAGGCTTCCCCGATGAAAACCTTCACTTTTGCAGCAGCTGTTCAGTTATTCCAAGCACAAGGCCGAGAGCCTTGGGTTTCATCCGCCCCACTGAGAGATCTCTGTCTAACAGGATACAATGCCCCGATTTGTACCACTGTAGCAAGCCCTCGACAGATACAACAGAACCACTTTGACTCACAGATTCTCCACTCAAATCGCAACAAAAATACACCTGTGATCGTGCCGATGTCGTCATTCtccagcaaaaaaaagaagaagctCTCGCCTAGTGTAGTTGGCAGGGCTCGCAAAGCGCTGTTGACCACCCCCTTCAAACCACGCGGCAATGTACTTCTCCAGTTGCAGCGCCTTGGCAACTGCTTGCAACAGATTCCTCAAGCACCTTTCATCAGGACACACACAAGTCAGTCATACACCCTTTTGCACCACACCTTACACGGCCATTCTGGCACCACAAACCTTTACAGAGAACCATCAACAAGCGCACTCGTTCAGCCTTAGTCAAACGCCATTCTAGCAATAAGTCATGCCGGTGGCAGGACAACCCAGTGTGTGACTCATCGCCCCCTTGAAGCAGTGGAAGTTTTCGATGGTTTCAAATCGGTGAGCCTGGTGACGAGCAATCATCCAGCTTGTTTTGATAGAAAGGCGGAGCACAGCGTCACGCAGTCTTGGGAGGGAATCACTCACCTCCCTCGCACCCTCCTGGTACCCTCATGTGTCGGTGAACGATGTCCTTCGATACACTCGCAGCAACGCTATTAGGAACTAAGTATTTTGTGGACGTAAAGTGGAGCACCTTCTACGGCaatattttttttctttcaaTGTGTCCATTCTGAGGGCTGGACGAGATGCGCTCGAGCCACGCTGACGCTGTGGCTATCACATGCATGGCACAAGCGCGTTCACTGCTGCAGGCCTCTCAGATGCAGCCCTCGCCAGGACATCACCAGcaacatcagcagcgatacatcgctctgatTTCCCCACGATGTGGGGGCCTGAAGCTGTCGTCACGagaagtggctcggcatcGGAAGTTATATGGGGTTTGCTTGGATTCCCAATAGTCCGAAACACTGGGCCTTGAAAGCACGCTGAGGAGATCCCCATCATTCGGGAGATCATCCACActgcaaaaagaaaaaaaacttACGACACACTAGGTTTCAGAAAAAATGCAGAGACACTTAACCTCGATATGATTGTAGAGAAGCAAACCACGTATTCAAGAGCAATCAGTTATCTCTCGCGAACAAAACCTAATCAGCTAGTGCAACAGCTTGCAAGAGCCTCGCTCAAAGGGCGGGCGCGAGTATAAGCTCGGCGAGCAATTTCGCGGAAAACCTGTCATCAGTTTACCAAGTGCTGAGAAGAATCAGGCACACCATTGGGAAAAATATTCGAACGAGTACCAAGGGAGCCTTCCGATTTCACGAAAGGACAGAAAGGAAACACAAGACGAAGACAGCCTAAAAACCAGTACTCTGAGGATCGACAAACAATGTGAAGTGCTCCAGTGTTAGCAACTGTTTTTCGAGCCTCGAAGGCCACCCCTCGCAGATAAGATTTCAAAAACTCCAGAAAGGCagtcccacacacacctcttcAAAGCATCACTCCCAATACTGAACAGTCCTGTTAGATTTTCATATCTCCAGATTAGCGCAACCACAACAAACTGCAACCAACAGCACGAATTCCCAACACGAAAATGCGGGTCTGGCCTTGTGTGGATGGCTAGAGAGCCTCAGTCTCGTAAAGCCATGCACATGTCTGCTTTCAAAGCGCCACACATCCACATCAATGCATAAAAACCGATACTACGAGAACATCTTGTCTCTACTCCACGAACAACATTTCCTTTTCACTTCGTGTCCGCGCTACTAGGAGCAAGTCAAGAAACATCAACCGTGCAAACACCGTTCAGCCAACTCTGTCGCACTGCCCTTCAGCCCTGGTCGTCTAGGGCGAGCCATCCACCGGTGAATCGGCCCATTCCTCTAATGgaccctcctcgtcctccctcgtgcgtgtgtgccgcaccTCCGGCACCTGACGGATCGGAGTGGACGACACGCTTCGACCGACGTGGGCCGAGCCCAGCGTCCTGCCCTCgagggcagaggcggtggcgtctgGCGTGCGGGGTGCGTGGTTTGGTCCAGGTGCGTGCCGGATGAGCTCGGGGAGGAAGCTGGCCAGCCTCAGGTCCGGACCCTCTGAGACACTCTGTCCTGCCTGCGCGCCATGCTTCCCACCGAGGGGCCTGAAGGCGCTGCATCCCATAGCATGGCGCAAGGGCTCCTCACATTGGGGCCCTGCGGACTCGGTGGTGTACATCGGGGCGCTCTCGCCATCCCTCCCGCACCTGTGCCGCAATCGCCCCACACCGGTCGGATGGGGATGCCGCACGTGCCGCACACGCGGGGTGCGCCGGCATGCGTCGCGTTGCGCCCTATCCATCCATCACCCTGGCCCCTCTGACCCCCGCATGGCTTGCTTGGATGTGATACGCCATTGCCGTCTGTGCTtggcggcgcgtgcgcacaatGCTCGCATTCTTCGGAACCGGGGGCCGGCCTCggcgcggcgttgctgtcggGAGGGGGGCCCCTGCCGCCAACTTCCGCCTCCGTCCATGCAACGGGGGGCGTGTCTGGATGGCTGGGCCGCGTGCACCGCGACAGCCCCGGGCATtccgcccgccccccccgCTGGATCCGAAGCCCTTTGACATGGGTGGGCGGATCTGGCGGAAGGGGCCCGCGGATacagaggtggcggcgcacaaAAAAcccgccgccggcaccccCGGGAGAACGCAGGGGTGCAGCGATAGACACCCGGCGGGGAGGCCCacgcagcgagagcgaggcaaGCGTAATCAGGCCACCGTGTGCAGGATCACCGTGTGAAACGGAGTGTGCCCCGAGCCCTGGGCGATGCGCGAACCCAGCGTGCGCGACAGCCGCTGTGCAGAAGCCCTTGCCGTGGCACGTCGCACCGCGCAGCGCGCTTTCGCGGGATGTCGGCCAGGCGTCTGGGAGCGGTGACCGCGTCCGTCATCCATgcgcgtgccgccggcgcctctgGCGATGCCGATTTTGCAAACTTGCCCacttcgccgccgcgttgCGATGCACAGTGGAAAACGACAGATCGAGCCGAGGGGCAAACGTGTCGGGCTGGTGGCGCCGGCATCCGCGCGCGGACACGCCGCCCCGTCCCCCAGCCCCCCGCACGACCCCCACCAAgcgccgcgaggagggggagctTGCCCGCGACAGCAGCCACACCACACTTTTCGGTCCCCCTTGGTCACCCAGCCGTCCCCGCAGCCGGCCGCACCCCCAGCcacgccgcaccgcaccCAGCGCGATGGCCACAAGCAAGGGGGCCGCGGCACCCCGTTCCCGCACCCGTTGGCGTGCGATTATCACGCAGCGTCGCGGCCCCTCCTGATTTCATGGCGGCGCACAGCGCGCCATCATCCCGCAGGGAGCAGAGGCGCTTCGCAAACAGCAgggccgccgccttcacgccgccggcgcttttttttccggaGAACCCCGCTCGTAGCCCGcatgggaggggggcgtggcCGTTGAGGCGCGGGAAACCGCTGCGCATGGggcaggtgtgcgtgcgcggcaccCTGCCTTAGGATTTCCCGAGGGCCGGTATcccaggggggggggtacagAAGCCTTGAGAACCAGAACGGGCTCGCGGGGAATTTTTTTTGCCAGGCGCGGGGGGCAGCATTTTGCTGTTTTTAGGAAAATCACGGGTGCGGGTGGCTGCCCTggtgcgctggcgtcgcGTGGAGGAAGGGCCCCTTGACAGGGTTATGGTTTGCGATATCTTTGCGGGTCTCTGGCATCCTTTTGGTGGGTTTGTGAAATGGGGCCCCGGGCCTTTTTAGACCATCCACGCGACGTGGTTCGGCAGTTGAGGGCGATATATCCGGCCAGGAAGCGGGAATGGAAGGGCGAAAgcgtgggggagagaaacaCCCTAGCGAAAATCATCGGTTCCCGGTTTCTGTTTTGCGGATTCTCAACTGCGGGGTGGCCCATAAgctgtttttttctttcgtaGGCGCGTTTTGGACCATTGGGGCACTTTCGAAGACGGCGATCCCCGGCAGGGTCTTACGGAAAGCCGACCGATGGTGCCCATGGCGGCGATGAAAAGGGTGCCAGGGGATCGCCCCAAGGGGCCTCCAATGAAAGAGGGCTTTCCCGGCTTCGCCTGCGGGGGGGGTGAGGCCGGGCGTGGCGATCTTTTGGGGGCCCGCGGCTTTGGCGGcgtgggggcggggcgggggggggtgcggaAAACCGCCTGGGGACAACCGGGGTAAAGATTGTCTGcttggaaaaaaaaagcagagcCGGCGATTGCACATCCCGTCTTGGCTTCTTGCTGCCCGGTTCTGCTTTTCCGAGGCCCGGGATGCGGCGCGAGGGGGCTTTCGTGTGCGGGCCGAACCGCGTTTGCCGGGTTTGTCCCAAAGATGACCGGGGGTCATATTTGGTTGCGTTGCAAGCCCCGCTTCGGAAAGGCGCGGTGCtgggagcggcggcgcttgccGCCTTTCTCGTGAAATCAAAGCGCTGATCGTTTGTTGTTTCATggattcttttttttgcgctgGTCAattgttttttcttttcctttaAAAGCTCATTTTTGCGTCGGGGGCAAGGTGCAGGCCGGCTGGGGGTCGCCGGGCGTTCTTGGCGCGGGGTGTGTGGTGCCAAAAAGCAGAAAAAAGGCCCCGCACCTTTAACAGTGTAGCGGAAACTGAAAAGCAAGCCGGCGAAAGCATGGTAAGAGTGTTCCACATATTTCCTTTTCTACGCTGCTTTATGCATTTTGGTAGCTGGTGATGTTTTGGGTTTCCCGGTTTCTTATTAAATAGAAAGCAAACGGCTGCTGAAAGGCGGGCGCTACAATTGGCGGGTGGTGTTTGTGGGCCTGGGGAGCCATAGGATGGGGTGAAACGCGCAGCGTTGGAAAAGGAATGCGCACCATACTAGTCAGGTACGGTGTGTTTCGGGCTTTTCTGTTTTGTTTATGAATTGTGCGCTTGGAAATCAGTGTTGcgctttttttgttttgccctccccccgcctctctgGAACATGCGTTTTTGTCCTTGGTAGCAAACTTCTCGTTTTTCGACGCAACTCTCCAAAAGAGTGCGGGTGGGAAGagcctcttttttttgagACTGAGGGGGGGGAAACAGCCCCAGAGACACGGCGTTACAGATGCACCTCCTTGAAGAAGTTGCTTCGACCACAGAGTCTTAACTTTAGGAAGCCCGCCGTCACATGAGCGTTGGGGGTGCTGCCACCCCCCTCCAACACTAAGAAGCACGCGGCTAGTCTTTGAAGgttctcttttttctgtATTGTGGGGATGCGGTTTGTGGGATGTTTTGGAAGATGTCTGGCAGGATCAAAAGAAGCTGAAAGACTGTCTGATGGCGGGTTTCGCCAAGCGCGTGTTGGCGGTGCTCTTTGTCATTTGACCGAATTTGGAAACCCCGGGCTTTAGGTTAAGATGCTGCATAGAAAGTAAATGTTTTTGGGTTCGCGTCCTTCCTGTGCCGTGGGTTTGACTCCGGGTTGGTGCACTCAAAAGGAAATGCAAAGCAGGCAGGACTTTTAGGGGCTGCTTGTAGTTTCTCTAACCGAGACTTGCTGAGGGGGCGGAAGCCGCGCTCGTAAACTCCTATCGTCATTCTAAAACAGTTTTGCTCCATTGTGCTGGAATCCTTTGTGTATTTTGCGTGGGTTTCTGGACGTTTGCAGAGTCTGTCTTTCCTCGTTTCTGTgcgagggtggtggtggcttGGTGACGACAACCGGAGATCGGTGATATCTGCCACTTCACTGCGATTTGTTTTGGCTGACAGCGAAGAGTAAATTAGGGATTTATCGCATTTCAAAACGAGGCACTGCATTTTGGCTCTTTTTTCAAGGCTTCTTGACCTTCCTTTGTAATATTGGGCAGCGTTTAGGTGTTGCGTGGGTGCGAACTGCGACGGTGAACGCGCTTgcgccatccatgtgatAGACGGAGCGTCAGGGTGACTCGAACGCATCCCGCCCCTGTCCTGACTGCCCATTGACGTGCGAACGCTGGGTGCCACTGTGACGGGCCGCGccgggtggcggccggcataATGTGAGCTGCTGTGGGGCGACCTACGAAgcaggggtgggtggagttcgaggcaggggccgtggCCAGGTGACTGAGTCGACGTTGGTGCAACGCGTGTCTACCGCAGCTTTGCACGAGGCGGTGAGTGGCCTGTGACGAGGCGGGGTAGCGTGGAGCTCGACTCATGTTGTATGGCAGAATGAGCAAGTTTGAAGGAAAGCTAGATGGGTTTGTACATGACCGGTTGAAGGGTGTTGGCGGCGGGACTGCAAGGGTTTATGCTGGAATACTTTGCGTGGGATGTTTTATCTGCCCTGGGAGCCTGTGGGTAGATTCGGATACTGCTCCCAGACTGAAAGTCCGAGGAAAAGTTATTGTCGTGAGGAGAAAATGTTGGGCTGGAGTGTGGTGATTGCTAGTTTTATTGGTGTGTTTGCAAAGTTCGAGGGAAAGAGGGTAATTTGAGTAGATTGAGGTAAGGTGCTGGCCTAAGCTTCGTCTCAGCATTTACCTTAAGGTGCCTTTGAATGGGCTACTGGCGAAGAGGTGAGCAAGTGTTCAGCGAACGAGCACAGCGAGTAGCCCTTACGCAGCGTCTTCCTGATATGGGGACTCAAGGTTTTCTATGTGGGGACGTTTAGCACTTGAGTGATATGTGCTTGGCTTTAATAGCAACCGATCGGAACTAAGGAAAAAAAACTCAGGAGGACTTTCCTCGTATAGCAGTCATGCGCTACAGCAGCTGTAGCAGCTCTGTCTGCGTTGGATGAGAACGACACGCCTATCTATAGTTTCTCGCAATCTTTTCTTGAATATACAGTATCTACTGATTTACACACGTTttgtttccttttcttcATTATTGCACCTACCACAGACCGATGGGGCGCACAATAATCAAGTTTGGAGGACATCCCGGAGCCAGCGCGAAGGAGAGCTCTCCTACCAGCTGCGTGGAGGAGCCCGTAAGCGCAGAGAGTGCTTTTAGCATTGTCACTGGTGAGGGCGCATGCATAGTTGACAGTACGCTGTTGCGGAAGTATTTGGCGCGGAAGTATCTAAACGGAAACGCAGAAGAGGAAAATGCCCTAGGCGTTCTCGCCGCTGAAGCTGCTAGCGCGTTTCCAGATCTCGACAGTAAGAGTATTATCTACGAGGATTGGAAGTCGTGACGTACTGTCTTTATAGTTACCCTTCTGTGCTGATTGCAAGAAAAGTGGTAGATACGAGCTGATGCATTCCTCCTTGCACAGCATCGGAGATGAATGTGGATGGATACTAGTTAATAGaaaagcagcagcgacagtaGGTCTTTGCAGCAGTCCTTTATGGCGAGAGCACGTGCTCAGCTAAACTTGCGTGCTTTTGTGACTGCGCAACACCGTCGAATCCCACCTACTATCATATCGTATTTTGATTCTCTGTTCCCACATGACGAAAGCTTCATACAACAAAGCTATTGTCACACAGTCTCTCTTAGCAACCATGGCAAATTCTGTCCGCTACCGCAACGGTGAGCAGCGCATCGTCGGGATCATCGGCGACGAGGACACAGTCACCGGGTTTCTTCTTGCCGGAGTCGGCGACAACCGAGTGATGGCTAACCAAGGGGAGAATCCAAGCGAAGGCCAGCAAAGCGGGCTTCCACCAAATTACTATGTTGTGACTCCATCGACGCCTCTGTCGGAGATCGAAGAAGCGTTTACAACCATGTGTGGACGAAAGGATATTGGGATCATCATCATCTGCCAGCACATAGCCAATGATATTCGCCATCTTATGGAGGAACACAACACTGTGATTCCTTGCATCTTGGAGATCCCAAGCAAGGGGCAAAAGTACGACGCCGAAAAGGATTTTGTGCTGGAGAAGATCACTCGTGCGCTGGGTATTCGGTAGTTCACATACGTCGCGGGTGGATTGGCAGTGTGCAGGTCTTTTTCGCTTTGTGCTTCTTTCTATGTGTCCGTTGGGAGGAGGAAGCTGGCGACCACGGCATTTCCATGTGTTTTTGGTGGTGTTATCGACTATTAGGATGGTTACTAAATGCCTGGCTTTGCTCTTCGGAGAGGTGAGACAAGAAAATACATTGCAAACTTATAGCTGGTCGTTTGCTCGACATTTTGAGGACTTGTTTTCCATTCAAAACAGTCGCGAGAATTTGACGTATATATCTGTACGCGCTTGCATGTATCGCGTCTCTACTGCCCGTACTTTATGCTTCCGAAGCTCCGGTCTTTTCAGCCCCACACACTGCTGGTCTTCTGTACATTCCTCCTTTCCAGTGTCATTTTCACATGCGAAATGCACTGGGTAGATTTTTCAGCAACAGGATCATCACCTCACTCGCTATAGCTCCGCTTTATCAGTATTATACGCTgacaacacgcacgcatacgcacacacacatacacaagaAGAAACAGTTTTCTATTGCACATCAAAGCCCTTTTCAAGATGAGCGATTATCTTTCGAAACTGAAGGAGCACGTGGTGGAGAGCACCAAAGTCAGTGGGTGCACCCCGTGCATGGCCACTTCGACTTTCAATGCCCCGCATGAGGTTGCACGCAGGACCAAGATGCTGGGAGCCACGGACAGCAGCCTGTTGAACTTGCCGGCGTGGAAGCGCTTGCAGTCCCTGTACGAGAGGCACGGCGACGAGTCCATCCTTTCGCATTTCGAGAGTGATCATCAGCGCTTTGGGCGGTACTCGATTGAGGTTGCCctgcagagggaggagaacttcctcttcctcgactACTCCAAGTCACATATCAACGATGAGATCAAGGACGCGTTGGTTGCACTGGCCGAGGAACGTGGAGTGCGGGCGTTCGTCAAGGCTATGTTTGATGGGCAGCGGGTAAATTCTACTGAACACCGCGCCGTGTTACatgtggcgctgcgcaaccGCAGTAACCGCCCGATCATCGTTGACGGAAAAGATGTGATGGCCGATGTGAACAATGTGCTTGCCCAAATGAAGAGCTTTACCGAAAAGGTCCGCAGCGGAGAGTGGAAGGGTCAGACGGGCAAGAGCGTTTCCAACATAGTCAACATTGGCAttggcggcagcgacctTGGCCCGGTCATGGTGACCGAGGCACTGAAGCCGTTCTCCAAGCGCGACATGCATTGCTTTTTTGTGTCCAACGTTGATGGGACACACATGGCTGAGGTGCTGAAGCAGGTGAAGCTGGAGGAGACCGTCTTCATCATTGCGAGCAAGACGTTTACTACACAAGAAACGTTGACGAATGCCATGTCTGCACGCAACGCCCTCATGGACTACCTCAAAGCAAAGAACATCTCGACGGATGGCGCCGTTGCAAAGCATTTCGTTGCCCTATCGACCAACACAGAAAAGGTTCGGGAGTTCGGCATTGATACCGCCAACATGTTTGTGTTCTGGGACTGGGTCGGTGGGCGCTACTCTGTGTGGTCCGCCATCGGCCTCTCCGTGATGCTTTCGATTGGCTACGACAACTTTGTGGAGTTCCTGACTGGAGCGCACGTGATGGATAACCACTTTGCGTCGGCACCGGTGGAGCAGAACTTGCCGATGATGCTGGCTTTGGTCGGCATCTGGTACAACAACTTTTTCGGCGCGGAGacagaggcggtgctgccgtaCGACCAGTACCTGTGGCGTCTGCCTGCCTACCTTCAGCAGCTCGACATGGAGAGCAACGGCAAGGGGGTGACCAAGAAGTCTGGTGCGGTGGCTGTGCAGACGGGCCCCATTATCTTCGGTGAGGCCGGCACAAATGGTCAACACGCATTCTACCAGCTCATTCACCAGGGCACCAAGATCATTCCGTGCGATTTCATTGGCTGCGTCCAAACACAGAACCGTGTGGGGGACCACCACCGGATCCTGATGAGCAACTTCTTCGCGCAGACAGAGGCGCTCATGGTAGGAAAGAGCGCGGAGGAGGTCCGCCAGGAGCTGGTCCAGTCTGGTATGTCAGGTGATGCCATTGAGAGTATGATTCCGCACAAAACGTTTACGGGCAACCGGCCCAGCAACTCGATCTTGGTGAATGCTCTTACTCCGCGTGCGCTGGGTGCCATCATTGCCATGTACGAGCATAAGGTTCTCGTCCAGGGCGCGATTTGGGGCATCAACAGCTATGACCAGTGGGGTGTGGAGCTTGGCAAGGTGCTTGCCAAGTCTATCTTGCCGCAACTCAAGTCCGGCAACATCGTCTCCAATCACGATGCCTCTACGAATGGGCTAATCAACCTGTTcaacacgcgcgcacatctATGAAAGAGCCTCTTAACGCTACTATTTAGAGCTGCGACGTGTGTTCTCTTTCCTTCCTTTGTTGGCGATGCAACGGACAGGTAGCGATGAGCCGGAGCGAACTGAGTTTGCTCTGTCTGGTGTGATTGCCTCTCAGGACACGGGAGAAGCACCATAtcaaaaaaagaaaaactaTACACTGcttgaaaaaaaaactgaAAGTGGGCAATGGGTTCACACACAGTGTACCTATATTATCAAAAAGAGGCCTTCGAGCGCAGGACTCAAGAACCCTTGAGCCCCTCAAAGGCTGAATCAGCAACcacggcaaaaaaa of the Leishmania mexicana MHOM/GT/2001/U1103 complete genome, chromosome 12 genome contains:
- a CDS encoding putative vacuolar ATP synthase subunit — its product is MANSVRYRNGEQRIVGIIGDEDTVTGFLLAGVGDNRVMANQGENPSEGQQSGLPPNYYVVTPSTPLSEIEEAFTTMCGRKDIGIIIICQHIANDIRHLMEEHNTVIPCILEIPSKGQKYDAEKDFVLEKITRALGIR
- a CDS encoding glucose-6-phosphate isomerase, whose protein sequence is MSDYLSKLKEHVVESTKVSGCTPCMATSTFNAPHEVARRTKMLGATDSSLLNLPAWKRLQSLYERHGDESILSHFESDHQRFGRYSIEVALQREENFLFLDYSKSHINDEIKDALVALAEERGVRAFVKAMFDGQRVNSTEHRAVLHVALRNRSNRPIIVDGKDVMADVNNVLAQMKSFTEKVRSGEWKGQTGKSVSNIVNIGIGGSDLGPVMVTEALKPFSKRDMHCFFVSNVDGTHMAEVLKQVKLEETVFIIASKTFTTQETLTNAMSARNALMDYLKAKNISTDGAVAKHFVALSTNTEKVREFGIDTANMFVFWDWVGGRYSVWSAIGLSVMLSIGYDNFVEFLTGAHVMDNHFASAPVEQNLPMMLALVGIWYNNFFGAETEAVLPYDQYLWRLPAYLQQLDMESNGKGVTKKSGAVAVQTGPIIFGEAGTNGQHAFYQLIHQGTKIIPCDFIGCVQTQNRVGDHHRILMSNFFAQTEALMVGKSAEEVRQELVQSGMSGDAIESMIPHKTFTGNRPSNSILVNALTPRALGAIIAMYEHKVLVQGAIWGINSYDQWGVELGKVLAKSILPQLKSGNIVSNHDASTNGLINLFNTRAHL